From a single Rosa rugosa chromosome 7, drRosRugo1.1, whole genome shotgun sequence genomic region:
- the LOC133721010 gene encoding ribosome production factor 2 homolog gives MLRVKTPQKARARRALEKRAPKLIETGKKTLILHGMRTSAVLNAVLSDIYHLKKESAVKFSRRNKDVCPFENGGETSLEFFSHQTDCSLFVYGSHTKKRPNNLVLGRTYDHHIYDLIEVGVENYKRMDSFSYDKKLSPHVGSKPFICFIGEGFESVGELKHLKEVLLDLLRGEVVEKLNLAGLDRVYLCTAISANKVILTQCALRLKKSGTVVPRTELVEVGPSMDLVVRRHRLPNDGLRKEAMRVVRDQPKKDKNIQQDTLRGKVGKINIPDQKVDDTKYFHTKVGDSYVPHKTKGIKRERREAKTRKEEKEGDENASKRQKEDTE, from the exons ATGTTGAGAGTGAAAACTCCCCAGAAGGCGAGGGCCAGAAGAGCGCTCGAGAAGCGTGCTCCCAAGCTC ATCGAGACCGGGAAGAAGACTCTGATACTCCACGGCATGAGAACCAGCGCCGTCTTGAACGCGGTGTTATCAGACATTTACCATTTAAAGAAGGAGAGCGCCGTGAAATTCAGCCGCCGGAATAAGGATGTCTGCCCTTTCGAAAATGGTGGTGAGACCTCGCTTGAGTTCTTCTCGCATCAAACCGATTGCAGTCTTTTTGTT TATGGTTCTCATACAAAGAAGCGGCCCAACAATCTTGTCCTAGGGAGAACATATGATCACCATATCTATGATCTTATAGAGGTTGGGGTTGAGAACTATAAACGCATGGACTCATTTTCATATGATAAAAAACTATCTCCACATGTGGGATCGAAGCCTTTCATTTGTTTTATTGGAGAAGGATTTGAGAGCGTAGGAGAGCTGAAACATTTGAAGGAGGTTTTGCTTGATCTGTTGCGAGGAGAG GTTGTAGAGAAACTAAATCTTGCTGGGTTAGATCGTGTATATCTATGTACAGCTATATCTGCAAACAAAGTGATCCTTACACAGTGTGCACTGCGACTGAAAAAGTCTGGCACAGTAGTTCCAAGGACTGAACTGGTAGAAGTTGGACCCTCCATGGATTTGGTAGTTCGTCGGCATCGTCTTCCTAATGATGGCCTAAGGAAAGAAGCCATGAGAGTAGTTAGAGATCAGCCTAAGAAG GACAAAAATATTCAACAGGACACACTGCGAGGCAAGGTTGGCAAAATCAACATTCCAGATCAGAAG GTTGATGACACAAAGTATTTCCACACAAAGGTTGGAGATTCGTATGTGCCTCACAAGACAAAAGGAATTAAAAGGGAGCGCCGTGAAGCTAAAACGAGAAAGGAGGAAAAAGAGGGCGATGAGAATGCATCAAAAAGGCAGAAGGAAGATACTGAGTAA
- the LOC133722245 gene encoding polyadenylation and cleavage factor homolog 4, which yields MDMESSRRPFGRSNEPGLKKARLNDDQGVLNPNLNGRGFGQRPGGANPAALQRFRVSDRESVEGNDPRGGGAYVPQPLQHQELVNQYRTALAELTFNSKPIITNLTIIAGESLNAAKAVTATICANIIEVPSEQKLPSLYLLDSIVKNIGRDYIKYFAAKLPEVFCKAYRQVEPPIHQSMRHLFGTWKGVFPAQTLQMIEKELGFGTAANGSSSGVATSRPDSQSQRPAHSIHVNPKYLERQRLQQPTRTKGMASDLDGTMTNSIDDLDRPDRVASISAGRSWVDPPVKMPNIQRSTRDALSERFHEKNVGGEYDDFDYDSDLPRSSTLGIGRSGGNIIEQGHDKPWYGGGSSVAETISSQRNGFNKKHGLNYSAPKSVNADPRLQTPQAIANRNRGGLSSSWKNSEEEEYMWDDVNSRSTDHVAPDLSSNSRKERWISDDSEKLGFGGGSRKLKRVNDLDLAADIGDQKDLAALGHRMPSPWSLQESHVVDRLTSPGAPVISSVHSERYVSSLSGLSTSGDSSVARLGNRAQMMSSRIGASSFGLPTNAATASNGAVGKQQQSLRAASPSGQLLMHQHSPSPTSKIQHPRNYLAEQDPAHAPSLPPDLKVSQILGKSDLGLHSQYTEDSLPIPTSNVRLGGMAKSQPQDLKALSSSVAAIQSRHHYPFRQQQDSTEPESLDQTQKPHVPHVATSIMPSTVRNSVSDLSNLLAAETSGQSSTSSLLAAVLKTGILSNKSITGSLPNLNFGDKEKMPPESGGPPPLPIGRPPTKVALPGSKVAAAPPSLGHPSRDNSPTTSSTLQKVAHPPLPPGQPPLSLEGSSTAKDPNVVKNAKDPISDLLSSLVAKGLISASKSESPTLLPSQKPIEVQSQNLSTTTTTIVSPVSASSKVPVSSEMDDASLTEQVAKPADALAQSTETEKRNLIGFEFKPDKIRELHPSVIDELFDDLPHKCSICGLRLKLKERLDRHLEWHTLKTPEADGSIKASRGWYANSTNWVTGKAGSSSELDSSNSNDMTGKTVISNEPMVPADEGQCACVICGNTFEDFYCQESDDWMFKGAVYMTVPSGDGEFGTAEGSVLKGPIVHANCMDENSLEDLGLAATRIKLEKDV from the exons ATGGATATGGAGAGCTCGCGTAGGCCGTTTGGCAGATCGAACGAACCGGGGTTGAAGAAGGCGAGATTGAACGACGACCAAGGTGTTTTGAATCCGAATCTGAACGGCCGAGGCTTCGGACAAAGGCCCGGCGGAGCTAATCCGGCGGCGCTTCAGAGGTTCAGGGTGAGTGATAGAGAGTCGGTGGAGGGCAATGACCCTCGCGGCGGCGGAGCCTATGTGCCGCAGCCATTGCAGCACCAGGAGCTTGTGAACCAGTACCGGACGGCGCTGGCGGAGCTGACGTTCAATTCGAAGCCAATCATCACCAATTTGACCATAATCGCTGGGGAGAGCCTCAACGCTGCGAAGGCCGTCACTGCCACTATATGCGCCAACATTATTGAG GTTCCTAGCGAGCAGAAGTTACCATCGCTTTATCTTTTGGACAGTATTGTAAAGAATATTGGAAGGGATTACATAAAATACTTTGCTGCCAAACTACCTGAG GTATTCTGCAAGGCATATAGACAGGTTGAACCCCCTATACATCAAAGCATGCGTCATCTTTTTGGAACTTGGAAAGGTGTCTTCCCTGCTCAGACACTTCAGATGATTGAGAAAGAACTTGGGTTTGGTACTGCAGCAAATGGTTCGTCCTCTGGAGTTGCAACATCTAGACCAGACTCACAGTCACAACGTCCAGCACATAGCATTCATGTGAACCCCAAGTATTTGGAAAGGCAGCGTCTTCAGCAACCAACCAGG ACAAAAGGGATGGCTAGTGATTTAGACGGGACTATGACAAACTCGATTGATGATTTAGACAGGCCGGACAGAGTAGCAAGTATCAGTGCTGGACGATCGTGGGTTGATCCTCCTGTTAAAATGCCT AATATTCAGCGTTCAACTAGAGATGCACTAAGTGAGCGTTTTCATGAGAAGAACGTTGGTGGTGAATATGACGACTTTGATTATGATTCTGATCTTCCAAGGAGTTCAACCTTGGGCATTGGACGATCTGGTGGGAATATTATCGAGCAAGGACATGATAAACCTTGGTATGGAGGTGGAAGCAGTGTTGCCGAAACAATTTCCAGCCAAAGAAATGGTTTTAACAAGAAGCATGGATTAAATTACTCAGCACCTAAATCTGTAAATGCTGATCCTCGTTTACAGACACCACAAGCCATTGCAAATAGAAACAGGGGTGGGTTGTCTAGTAGTTGGAAGAATTCTGAGGAAGAGGAATACATGTGGGATGATGTGAACTCAAGATCAACAGATCATGTAGCCCCTGATCTTTCTAGTAATTCAAGAAAAGAGCGCTGGATTTCTGATGATTCAGAGAAATTG GGGTTTGGAGGTGGCTCTCGTAAACTGAAAAGAGTAAATGATCTGGACTTGGCTGCTGATATCGGTGATCAGAAAGACTTAGCTGCTCTCGGGCACCGTATGCCATCACCTTGGTCATTGCAAGAGTCACATGTTGTGGATCGGCTGACCTCTCCTGGTGCTCCTGTCATTAGTTCAGTTCATTCAGAGCGTTATGTTTCAAGTTTAAGTGGGTTATCGACAAGTGGAGACTCTTCTGTGGCGAGATTGGGAAATAGAGCACAGATGATGTCTTCTCGTATTGGGGCCTCAAGCTTTGGGTTGCCAACAAATGCTGCAACAGCGTCTAATGGAGCTGTAGGGAAACAGCAACAGTCTCTGAGAGCTGCATCACCATCTGGACAGTTGTTGATGCACCAGCATTCTCCCTCACCTACATCAAAAATACAGCATCCCCGTAATTATTTGGCTGAGCAAGACCCTGCTCATGCTCCATCCCTTCCTCCTGATTTAAAAGTATCTCAAATTTTGGGAAAATCGGACTTAGGGTTGCATAGCCAGTATACTGAGGACTCTCTGCCTATTCCAACGTCCAATGTTCGATTGGGTGGCATGGCGAAATCACAGCCTCAAGATTTGAAGGCTTTGTCTTCCTCAGTGGCTGCCATCCAATCAAGGCACCACTATCCCTTCCGACAACAACAAGACAGTACAGAGCCTGAATCCTTGGATCAGACTCAGAAGCCCCATGTACCTCACGTTGCTACTTCTATAATGCCCTCAACAGTTAGAAATTCTGTATCAGATCTTTCTAATCTCCTTGCTGCAGAAACTTCAGGACAGTCAAGCACAAGTAGTTTGTTGGCTGCTGTTTTGAAGACTGGAATTCTCTCTAATAAATCAATTACTGGTAGCCTGCCCAATTTGAATTTTGGTGACAAGGAAAAAATGCCACCAGAGTCAGGTGGTCCGCCCCCCTTGCCGATTGGACGGCCGCCTACCAAAGTTGCACTTCCAGGGTCCAAAGTTGCAGCAGCACCACCTTCATTAGGTCATCCTTCCCGTGATAACTCGCCGACCACCTCAAGTACTCTGCAGAAGGTTGCACATCCACCTCTTCCACCTGGCCAACCACCTTTGTCTCTAGAGGGTAGCTCAACAGCAAAAGATCCAAATGTGGTGAAAAATGCCAAGGATCCAATATCAGACCTTTTGAGCTCTTTAGTTGCCAAGGGGTTGATATCTGCATCAAAGTCAGAGTCACCTACTCTTCTGCCATCTCAAAAGCCGATAGAGGTGCAAAGCCAGAACCTATCCACGACTACCACCACTATTGTCTCTCCAGTTTCAGCATCATCAAAAGTTCCTGTTTCATCTGAAATGGATGATGCGTCTCTCACAGAACAGGTGGCTAAACCCGCTGATGCCTTGGCTCAATCTACTGAGACAGAAAAAAGAAACCTAATAGGATTTGAGTTTAAGCCAGATAAAATCCGAGAATTACATCCATCTGTCATCGATGAGCTTTTTGATGACCTTCCACATAAATGTAGCATATGTGGCCTCAGGCTCAAACTTAAAGAACGTCTTGATAGGCACTTGGAATGGCATACTTTGAAAACTCCCGAAGCAGATGGTTCCATTAAGGCATCAAGGGGGTGGTATGCAAATTCAACCAACTGGGTTACTGGAAAGGCAGGAAGTTCTTCTGAACTTGACTCCAGCAATTCAAACGACATGACTGGCAAGACAGTGATCAGTAATGAGCCCATGGTTCCAGCTGACGAAGGCCAATGTGCGTGTGTTATATGTGGTAATACGTTTGAAGACTTCTATTGTCAAGAAAGTGATGACTGGATGTTCAAAGGAGCTGTGTATATGACTGTTCCATCTGGGGATGGTGAGTTTGGAACTGCAGAGGGGAGCGTTCTGAAGGGTCCCATTGTGCATGCAAATTGTATGGATGAAAATTCACTCGAGGATTTGGGACTGGCTGCTACCCGAATTAAATTG GAAAAGGATGTTTAG